In Chiloscyllium plagiosum isolate BGI_BamShark_2017 chromosome 26, ASM401019v2, whole genome shotgun sequence, the sequence TAATTATCAGGACCCCATTGTTCaaaaaatttgtttttgttttccatttgtgTGTAGTGGACCTGACAGCTGTCTTAATCCTCATGCCCTTAGGGATGATGTCCAGCTCCACTCTTTTTGACAACTTAATTTTTGGTGACACTTTGTGCCGGATATACCTCTTCCTAAGCATGTTATTTATAAGTGCATCCATACTGTCTATACTGGCCATTAATGTTGAACGCTATTATTACATAGTACATCCCATGAGATATGAGGTAAGGATGACACTGAAGTTGGTAGTGTCTGTCATTATCTGCATATGGATCAAAGCCACTTTGATGTCAATACTGTCAGTTTTGGGTTGGAATTCCCAAAGGCACGTGAACAATCAGTGTGCCTGGCAATGGGGCGGAGAGATATATGAAAAGGTTTTCATAATTTTCTTTGGCCTATTTTATTTCTTGTTCCCAGTGTTAGTTATCCTGATTGTTTACTGCAACATGTTCAAAGTCGCCAGGGTCGCAGCACTACAACACGGACCCTTGCCCACCTGGATGGACACACCTCGGCAAAGATCAGAGTCACTCAGCAGTCAGTCCACCATGGTCACCAGCTCTGGAGGGCCAAGGGCATCCCCACAACGGACATTCGGTGGAGGGAAGGCAGCCATCATCCTCTTCGTGGTTGGTGGCCAGTTTGTCGTCTGCTGGTTGCCATTTTTTGCTTTTCACTTGCATTCTGTTTTGAGCACGAGCTCGACCCATCTGGACCTCTGGGAAACCATCGTCACATGGATTGGGTACACATCCTTCAGCATCAACCCCTTCTTTTATGGCTGCCTCAATCGACAGATCAGAGGGGAGCTAAGCAAGCACCTCAATTGTCTCTTCAAACAGACTCTGGAAGAGGACCTCCGGTTGCCCAGCCGAGAAGGTTCCATTGAGGAGAACTTTATGCAGTTTTTGCAGAGGACAGGTTGCAACGCAGAAACCAGGTCTAGCTATGATGCTTCCAGTCCAAAGTTAGACCAGTCGGCATTGGGTTTCAGGATACCAGGTCAGATTGTGGAGGAAACATCAGAATTCCTTGAACAACACATAGCTACTGACTTTACAATGTCCAACAGCTGTATTCGAATCAGCAGATCTCCAAAACACGACGCTTAACAGCTATCTGTGGAATGAATGAGTCGGTTGGTTGATGTCAGTTAACACTAAATGGTTATATCTCTCATGATTGTTTCCAGACAGAAGGTTAATCCTAACAGATAGGAAGCCTTATATTTGACTGGATCCGCTTTTGTATTCTTTATCTTAGCTGATTCCTGTTTTGAGTTACCTTTAAAGTTATAAATCAGTTATCAGAAGCAATCACACACTGATCCGCTTTTGCAAATAGGCCAAATATTCATTCTAGAGGCCATATATGAAGATGGTGGCTAACCTTTGCTGTTTGTAGATTTTAAACTGATTCTACTTGTCTCTTAACATTGtgcctgcttcctcactgaggAGTTTAGGATAGTTTTAGATTGGCACTCGTTGGAGAGTGGATCTGGTGAGTCGAATAACAATAATaattttgcatttataaagcatctttACCATAATAGAAAATTCACAGCCACTTCACAGGAGCAATAGCAGATGAAAATGGGACACATAATGAGATATTGGAATAGGTGAACGAAAGCTTGGCCCAAGTTATTGTCTTAGGAAATGCCTTTAagatagagagacagaaagacaaagATGTTTGGGGAGGAAATTATGGAGCTTGAGGCCCAAACAACTGCAAGCATGGTGTCTAAAGATGGAACAATTAAATTTGGGGATGCTCAAGAGGCTAATATTGGCAGAGTGCAGGGGTCTCAGAGAGTTGTAGATCCAGATGAAGAGTTTAAGATGAGCAATTCCCTGAGGGATTTAAAAACAAGGGTAAGAATGTTAAAAGGAAGGCATTGCCAACTGGTCCATATGTTTCAGCAAATGCAGTGGGTCAATAGGACATATATGTTAGCAGAGTTTTGAATGTACTGAACATTTCATAATGCAGAAGATGGAAGGTTGAAATGAATGTCCCCTAATCATTCTGTAAATCTCTACATATTTCTTTTCTTGTCATTGGGTCTCTGACAAGTTTGCTAGCACCTTTGTTCCAGCCACACTACTACTCTCCTTTCCTGCTCGATCAAATCCAGTCCTTGTAATGAAAAGCCAGAGATTGATGTCCTTGTGGCAGGGCTGCAGGGGGCTTTAAAAGGAGGAGAATGGATAAGTCAAGAAGCCAATGGTTTGAAAGTCCAAGCTTCAGAAAGCAGTGAGTGAGTGGCCTAAGGAATTTAACAGATCATGGTGTCCACTAAAGGAAAGGTCAGAACAGGACACAGAGTGACCAGCCGTGCTTGACATTGTGATACTTTCTACAACTTGGCCAAGATCTCTCTCATGGAGgagaagaaaatgaaaatttttGGACTCTGTTCTTCAGCTTCACATCTTCCCTGAGATTTGAATATTCAGCGTGTAAAGGTCAGATGACTGTGGGACACTGTTGAAGGATTTGAAGTCTGTTTTGTAGCTTTCACTGTTAATTTAGAAGAATTTTCTGAAAGAGAAATTGTGGCTTTTTCAGTGATTCATTATCAGGTATTTTATCATTAATATTTGATAACAGCTTGATGAAAATCAATAACTTTCTCAAGAATACTATTGACACAAATGGACCACAATGGATTCCTAATCAGAGTTAGTTTGGAGTTTCTGATAATGTTATGTCTTTAATTTAATGTCACTCAATCATATGACATTACCCAACATAAAAGCATCatgacaaggacagaatcccccagtGTCATACACAACCCCAAATGAAGTAGCTCAACCCCGAAGATCAAGGAACCATTCCAGCTCAGATAGGGCCTTAGCACTATGGAAACATTAAAGCTCTAATCTT encodes:
- the gpr61 gene encoding G-protein coupled receptor 61 — protein: MDAPVSVEWAWNASTPGRQHKVSPTSIHFNQSLVPKDRDLVSQSIGLFFMLLVDLVGIIGNTAVMLVIIRTPLFKKFVFVFHLCVVDLTAVLILMPLGMMSSSTLFDNLIFGDTLCRIYLFLSMLFISASILSILAINVERYYYIVHPMRYEVRMTLKLVVSVIICIWIKATLMSILSVLGWNSQRHVNNQCAWQWGGEIYEKVFIIFFGLFYFLFPVLVILIVYCNMFKVARVAALQHGPLPTWMDTPRQRSESLSSQSTMVTSSGGPRASPQRTFGGGKAAIILFVVGGQFVVCWLPFFAFHLHSVLSTSSTHLDLWETIVTWIGYTSFSINPFFYGCLNRQIRGELSKHLNCLFKQTLEEDLRLPSREGSIEENFMQFLQRTGCNAETRSSYDASSPKLDQSALGFRIPGQIVEETSEFLEQHIATDFTMSNSCIRISRSPKHDA